A genome region from Gopherus flavomarginatus isolate rGopFla2 chromosome 9, rGopFla2.mat.asm, whole genome shotgun sequence includes the following:
- the MCEE gene encoding methylmalonyl-CoA epimerase, mitochondrial isoform X1 yields the protein MGRGQEAGPQPHQGSGEHVCQPAPATNAGTGRNVPPRKGSASGSFLATSRAAVCATGWGTLREGEGIARPGHSFTPANSWPHGSSFQNSFQIITESLWVPMETALPPAPRFLNRLKTTASTVQTLSMSRTLTQKVPCSLWKLGRLNHVAIAVPNLEKAQSFYKSVLGAQVSETVPLPEHGVYTVFVELGNTKLELLHPLGEKSPIAGFLQKNKAGGMHHICIEVDDLKAAMTELKEKKIQILSEEPKIGAHGKPVIFLHPKDCDGVLVELEQA from the exons ATGGGGAGAGGTCAGGAGGCGGGGCCTCAGCCACACCAGGGCTCCGGCGAGCACGTCTGCCAACCCGCTCCGGCCACCAACGCGGGCACTGGCAGAAACGTTCCGCCTCGCAAGGGTTCCGCCTCGGGATCCTTCCTCGCCACCAGCCGGGCGGCCGTGTGTGCCACAGGGTGGGGCACACtccgggaaggggaggggattgcAAGGCCTGGGCACTCGTTCACGCCAGCAAATTCCTGGCCCCACGGGAGCAGCTTCCAAAATAGCTTTCAAATTATCACGGAGAGTCTCTGGGTGCCCATGGAAACCGCACTGCCCCCTGCACCAC GGTTCCTTAACAGATTGAAAACTACAGCATCCACAGTACAGACTTTATCAATGTCTCGCACTTTGACTCAAAAAGTTCCATGCTCTTTGTGGAAACTGGGGCGACTCAATCATGTAGCAATTGCGGTACCTAATTTGGAGAAGGCCCAGTCTTTTTACAAGAGTGTTTTAGGAGCCCAAGTGAGTGAGACAGTTCCTCTTCCTGAACATGGCGTCTACACTGTTTTTGTGGAGCTGGGAAACACAAAGCTAGAActgctgcaccctctgggagAAAAAAGTCCAATTGCAGGCTTTCTGCAAAAAAACAAGGCTGGAGGAATGCATCATATCTGCATTGAG GTTGATGATCTAAAAGCAGCTATGACAGAACTGAAGGAAAAGAAGATCCAAATATTGAGCGAAGAGCCCAAAATAGGGGCGCATGGCAAGCCAGTGATTTTTCTCCACCCTAAAGATTGTGATGGCGTCCTTGTAGAACTTGAGCAAGCCTGA
- the MPHOSPH10 gene encoding U3 small nucleolar ribonucleoprotein protein MPP10, whose translation MAAPSQRLETCLKVLGAAAAQPERFLSVQDGLAADFSSLTKTLYDLHKAQGTKLVRGSRLKKLVIENFDEEQIWQQIELQNNAVLDYFKKAVARDVKDKDLYLFPAREGDDFEADTSSDKQMEQEDSMEAEPACIEDESEAKEKQSKSKARKRQLCSDEDSDVDFNVDELEQQIQKLKKTAWKKSREKSIVDDKFFSLAEMEAFLEDVEKEESKKEEEEDEEDEDEIDYFEDILSDEDEEESEKDKIESVKSSRNLKYKDFFDPIDDNDDLSNDNKNDQNDEVDKEEEAEEGIFDEFEENNEIDIMEKNEKAKEVSKKVTFNLPEDTEKENDTAIPDEKRTDPTGIKSSFEKRQEKMHEKIKSLEKKLLEEKPWQLTGEVTGQKRPENSLLEESLLFDHAVRMAPVITEETTFQLEDIIKQRIKDKAWDDVIRKEKPKEDAFEYKKRLTLDHEKSKLSLAEIYEQEYLTHNQQKTEEEENPEHVEIQKMMDSLFLKLDALSSFHFTPKPPVPEVKIVSNLPAIIMEEVAPVSISDAALLAPEEIKEKSKAGDVKTDAEKTTTDKKRERRKKKLHRRMKLREKKKRQKLLEKTKLEQGTKLSKQAVAVKVKKLIKEGKTTLLKDEGKDRALKSSRAFFSQLQDQVKMQIKGAKKIHKKQQEISAQKLKL comes from the exons ATGGCGGCGCCCAGCCAGAGGCTGGAGACGTGTCTGAAGGTGCTAGGTGCCGCCGCGGCCCAGCCGGAGCGCTTCCTCAG TGTGCAAGATGGACTGGCTGCAGACTTCAGTTCATTGACAAAGACTCTTTATGATTTGCATAAAGCACAGGGGACAAAACTAGTGCGTGGGAGTCGTTTAAAAAAACTGGTAATAGAAAACTTTGATGAAGAACAGATCTGGCAACAAATAGAGCTACAGAATAATGCAGTTCTAGACTACTTCAAGAAAGCTGTTGCTAGAGATGTTAAAGACAAAGATCTCTACCTTTTCCCAGCCCGAGAAGGGGATGACTTTGAGGCAGACACTAGCAGTGATAAGCAAATGGAACAAGAAGATAGCATGGAAGCAGAACCTGCCTGTATTGAAGATGAAAGTGAGGCTAAAGAAAAGCAAAGTAAATCCAAAGCAAGGAAAAGGCAGCTATGTAGTGATGAGGATTCAGATGTTGACTTCAATGTTGATGAGCTAGAGCAACAGATTCAAAAGTTGAAGAAGACTGCCTGGAAAAAATCAAGAGAAAAGTCCATAGTGGATGATAAATTTTTCAGCTTAGCTGAGATGGAAGCCTTTTTGGAAGATGtagaaaaagaagaaagcaagaaagaggaggaggaggatgaggaggatgaggatgagatTGATTATTTTGAAGATATTCTTTCTGATGAGGATGAAGAAGAATCTGAAAAAGATAAAATCGAG TCAGTTAAAAGTTCTAGAAATTTGAAATATAAAGATTTCTTTGACCCTATTGATGACAATGATGACCTATCTAATGATAATAAAAATGATCAGAATGATGAAGTTgacaaggaagaggaggctgAAGAAGGCATATTTGATGA GTTTGAGGAAAATAATGAAATAGACATAATGGAGAAGAATGAGAAAGCTAAAGAAGTCTCTAAAAAAGTTACTTTTAACTTACCAGAGGACACTGAAAAAGAAAACGATACAGCTATACCAGATGAGAAGAGAACTGATCCCACTGGAATAAAATCTTCTTTTGAGAAAAGGCAGGAAAAG ATGCATGAAAAAATTAAATCTCTAGAAAAGAAGTTGTTGGAGGAAAAACCTTGGCAGCTTACAGGAGAAGTGACTGGACAAAAACGACCTGAAAACAGCCTTTTGGAGGAATCTTTGCTGTTTGATCATGCAGTCAGAATGG CTCCTGTGATCACAGAGGAAACCACCTTTCAGCTTGAAGATATTATCAAACAGAGGATAAAAGATAAG GCTTGGGATGATGTAATACGTAAAGAAAAACCCAAAGAGGATGCCTTTGAATACAAGAAGCGTCTAACTCTGGATCATGAAAAGAGCAAATTGAGTCTTGCTGAAATCTATGAGCAGGAGTATTTGACACACAACCAA CAAAAAACTGAAGAGGAAGAAAATCCTGAACATGTAGAAATTCAGAAAATGATGGATTCACTCTTCCTAAAATTGGATGCTCTTTCCAGCTTCCACTTCACACCTAAACCA CCCGTGCCAGAAGTTAAAATCGTCTCAAATCTTCCAGCTATAATTATGGAAGAAGTCGCACCAGTTAGCATTAGTGATGCAGCTCTCCTGGCTCCAGAGGAGATTAAG GAAAAGAGTAAAGCTGGAGATGTGAAAACAGATGCAGAAAAGACTACAACAGACAAAAAACGAGAACGAAGAAAGAAGAAGCTTCACAGACGTATGAAGCTAAGGGAGAAGAAGAAGCGTCAAAAACTCCTGGAAAAAACAAAGCTAGAACAAGGCACGAAACTCAGCAAACAAGCTGTTGCAGTAAAAGTAAAAAAGCTCATCAAAGAAGGCAAAACAACTTTGCTCAAG GATGAAGGTAAAGACAGGGCTTTGAAATCATCTCGAGCATTCTTTTCTCAATTACAAGATCAAGTGAAAATGCAAATCAAAGGTGCCAAGAAAATACATAAGAAACAGCAAGAAATTTCTGCTCAGAAACTTAAATTATAA
- the MCEE gene encoding methylmalonyl-CoA epimerase, mitochondrial isoform X2, whose product MAACVGKVAAGFLNRLKTTASTVQTLSMSRTLTQKVPCSLWKLGRLNHVAIAVPNLEKAQSFYKSVLGAQVSETVPLPEHGVYTVFVELGNTKLELLHPLGEKSPIAGFLQKNKAGGMHHICIEVDDLKAAMTELKEKKIQILSEEPKIGAHGKPVIFLHPKDCDGVLVELEQA is encoded by the exons ATGGCAGCCTGCGTGGGGAAAGTGGCAGCAG GGTTCCTTAACAGATTGAAAACTACAGCATCCACAGTACAGACTTTATCAATGTCTCGCACTTTGACTCAAAAAGTTCCATGCTCTTTGTGGAAACTGGGGCGACTCAATCATGTAGCAATTGCGGTACCTAATTTGGAGAAGGCCCAGTCTTTTTACAAGAGTGTTTTAGGAGCCCAAGTGAGTGAGACAGTTCCTCTTCCTGAACATGGCGTCTACACTGTTTTTGTGGAGCTGGGAAACACAAAGCTAGAActgctgcaccctctgggagAAAAAAGTCCAATTGCAGGCTTTCTGCAAAAAAACAAGGCTGGAGGAATGCATCATATCTGCATTGAG GTTGATGATCTAAAAGCAGCTATGACAGAACTGAAGGAAAAGAAGATCCAAATATTGAGCGAAGAGCCCAAAATAGGGGCGCATGGCAAGCCAGTGATTTTTCTCCACCCTAAAGATTGTGATGGCGTCCTTGTAGAACTTGAGCAAGCCTGA